A single window of Drosophila suzukii chromosome 3, CBGP_Dsuzu_IsoJpt1.0, whole genome shotgun sequence DNA harbors:
- the LOC108010800 gene encoding uncharacterized protein: protein MNSFSVFLVFALAALAAAEPPSGYNYPRGGGGGGGGGFGGGFGGGFGGGGGGGGGGGYQAVSGGFQTSEGQNVDPQLLEQVRQILLNEESKQGGGGGGGGGGGGGGYPSGPSSSYGPPSTSYGAPGIGGGGRVVGIDLEGVRQAIQVAQFAQQSTQQGGGGGGGYPSAPSGSYGAPSRPSGSYGAPF from the exons ATGAACTCCTTCTCAGTG TTCTTAGTGTTCGCTCTGGCCGCTCTGGCTGCGGCTGAGCCACCATCCGGATACAACTATCCCCGCGGCggaggcggcggcggtggcggCGGATTCGGAGGTGGCTTCGGCGGTGGATTCGGAGGTggcggcggcggtggtggCGGCGGTGGCTACCAGGCTGTGAGCGGCGGCTTCCAGACGTCCGAGGGCCAGAACGTGGATCCCCAGCTCTTGGAGCAGGTTCGTCAGATCCTGCTGAACGAGGAGAGCAAGCAGGGCGGCGGCGGAGGTGGtggaggcggcggcggcggcggtggcTATCCTAGCGGCCCGTCCAGCAGCTACGGTCCTCCTTCCACCAGCTACGGAGCCCCTGGCATCGGAGGCGGTGGCCGTGTGGTGGGCATCGACCTGGAGGGCGTCCGTCAGGCCATCCAAGTGGCCCAGTTCGCCCAGCAGAGCACCCAGCAGGGaggcggtggtggtggtggatACCCCAGCGCCCCATCTGGATCGTATGGAGCCCCCTCGAGGCCCAGCGGCAGCTACGGAGCGCCCTTCTAG
- the betaGlu gene encoding beta-glucuronidase — translation MRWFWVLLLSYLQLLVSATEDGFLPSPNLDEFKEYPLFEYDDVERPKPTQGLLYPIESETRELRSLDGMWRLVRSDPADPLQGIRENWFADALRKTGREIIPMPVPASYNDITTDNLRDHVGTVWYERTFFVPRSWEGNQRTWLRFSSVHYSAVVWINGRNATSHSLGHLPFEAEISALISFGGENRITVMCDNRLSNHSVPQGSVHEAATDDGTVPVQSYSFDFFNYAGIHRSVHMYTTPLLHISDVEVTTQLNAEGMGRIDYRLWLDGSQDGLRIQPSHVLVQLRDRDGQVAAHQINKAIYHGTLLVPKASPWWPYLMHPDPGYLYDLQFELFVADQEEGASDALLDVYRLQVGIRSLSWSNDSLLLNGKPLYLRGFGRHEDSDIRGKGLDNALLARDFNMLKWIGANAYRTSHYPYSEESMQFADQHGIMIIDECSAVNIDIFEPQLLEQHMSSLEQLIHRDRNHPSVVAWSVANEPRSTKQGALKYFESLVNYTRSIAHGRPLTAAINASPSTCHLTQFLDIVGFNRYNSWYQNTGRTDMIVNLLTTEAQNWRDTFGKPVIQFEYGGDTMEGMHSLPAFIWSEEYQVELFSRHFKAFDELRERKWFIGEFVWNFADFRTAQSINRVGGNKKGVFTRNRQPKEVAHILRWRYFALAKELDQCQLPQDLNVYISKHTHNEL, via the exons ATGAGGTGGTTCTGGGTTCTGCTGTTGAGCTATCTGCAGCTCCTGGTGTCCGCCACCGAAGATGGGTTTTTGCCGAGCCCCAATCTGGATGAATTCAAGGAATACCCTTTGTTTGAGTATGACGACGTTGAAAGACCCAAACCCACCCAAGGGTTATTGTATCCTATTGAATCGGAGACACGCGAGTTGCGCAGTTTGGACGGAATGTGGCGCCTGGTGAGGAGCGACCCGGCTGACCCCCTCCAGGGAATCAGGGAGAACTGGTTTGCGGATGCGCTGAGAAAGACCGGAAGGGAGATTATTCCCATGCCGGTTCCCGCCTCATATAATGACATCACCACGGACAACCTGCGGGACCACGTTGGCACCGTCTGGTACGAACGGACCTTCTTCGTGCCCCGCTCCTGGGAGGGGAACCAACGCACCTGGCTGCGCTTCAGTAGCGTCCACTACTCGGCTGTGGTTTGGATCAACGGCAGGAACGCCACCAGCCACTCCCTCGGTCACCTTCCCTTCGAGGCGGAGATCTCGGCCTTGATCAGTTTTGGCGGGGAGAACAGGATCACCGTGATGTGCGACAATCGCTTGAGCAATCACAGCGTTCCCCAGGGATCGGTACACGAGGCGGCCACGGATGACGGCACTGTGCCCGTCCAGAGCTACTCCTTCGACTTCTTTAACTACGCGGGAATCCACAGGAGTGTTCACATGTACACAACGCCTCTGCTCCACATCAGCGACGTGGAGGTGACCACGCAACTAAATGCTGAGGGAATGGGGCGCATTGACTACCGCCTGTGGCTGGATGGCAGCCAGGATGGTCTCCGCATCCAGCCCAGCCATGTTCTGGTGCAACTGAGGGACCGCGATGGCCAGGTGGCCGCCCATCAGATCAACAAGGCGATCTATCATGGCACGCTGCTGGTGCCCAAGGCCAGTCCCTGGTGGCCCTACCTGATGCACCCTGATCCCGGTTACCTCTACGACCTCCAGTTCGAGCTCTTCGTGGCCGACCAGGAGGAGGGGGCGTCGGATGCTCTGCTGGACGTTTACCGCCTACAAGTGGGCATTCGCAGTTTAAGTTGGAGCAACGACAGCCTGCTGCTCAATGGGAAACCCCTCTACTTGCGGGGATTCGGACGCCACGAGGACTCCGAT ATACGAGGCAAGGGATTGGACAACGCTCTACTCGCCCGCGACTTCAACATGCTCAAGTGGATTGGAGCCAACGCCTACCGCACCTCGCACTATCCCTACTCCGAGGAGTCCATGCAGTTCGCCGACCAGCATGGGATCATGATCATTGACGAGTGTTCTGCTGTGAACATCGACATCTTTGAGCCGCAGCTGCTGGAACAGCACATGTCCTCGCTGGAGCAACTGATCCACAGGGACAGGAACCACCCCAGCGTGGTGGCCTGGTCGGTGGCCAATGAGCCGAGATCCACCAAGCAGGGGGCCCTGAAATACTTCGA ATCCCTGGTGAACTACACCAGGAGCATTGCCCACGGACGTCCTCTGACGGCGGCTATCAATGCAAGTCCCTCCACATGCCACTTGACCCAGTTTCTGGACATCGTGGGCTTCAATCGCTATAACTCCTGGTACCAGAACACGGGACGCACCGACATGATTGTTAACCTGCTGACGACTGAGGCCCAGAATTGGAGGGATACGTTTGGGAAGCCAGTCATCCAGTTCGAGTACGGAGGCGACACCATGGAGGGCATGCATTCG CTTCCCGCCTTTATTTGGTCTGAGGAATACCAGGTGGAGCTCTTCTCGCGGCACTTTAAGGCTTTCGACGAGCTTCGTGAGCGGAAGTGGTTCATTGGCGAGTTCGTATGGAACTTTGCCGATTTCCGGACTGCGCAGA GTATTAACCGCGTGGGTGGAAACAAGAAGGGTGTCTTTACCAGAAACCGCCAGCCCAAGGAAGTGGCCCACATCCTCAGGTGGCGGTACTTTGCATTGGCCAAGGAGTTGGATCAGTGCCAGCTACCGCAGGACCTCAATGTGTATATCTCCAAGCATACCCACAACGAGCTTTAG
- the sip3 gene encoding E3 ubiquitin-protein ligase HRD1 translates to MQLLLSSVCMALTSAVIGNAYYQKQQFYPAVVYITKSNASMAVIYIQFFVIVFMFGKLLRKIFLGTLRAAEFEHLLERFWYALTETCLAFTVFRDDFNPRFVALFTVLLFLKSFHWLAEERVDFMERSPVLGWLFHIRVGSLLTMLGILDYVLLIHAYNSTLVRGPTVQLVFGFEYAILLTVIASTAIKYVLHAAEMRTDTPWENKAVFLLYTELVIGLIKVVLYILFVVIMAKIYALPMFVFRPMFFTIRNFRKALNDVIMSRRAIRNMNTLYPDATPEELRQSDNICIICREDMVNHSKKLPCGHIFHTTCLRSWFQRQQTCPTCRLNILRTPAVNSTAMPRAGDEAANAGPAAAGAQPAGGVPAPAPAAGADGNQARVNGPLPGGQALPPSFADLFGDATGLPNGLPNLAGLSMPPPPAMPMLSPFMMPPQFGYFSPLPPPPIPLDLTKFTVEELRAMEGHQREQIEQRLKLLQNINLMLDSAGIMMSQYQSLASRLQLTAVPPVSAAAGSASAPANAESAVSESGVYDKPSTSATAMAQLEAHQVTPTTTAAVAPPLPAEKVTIEDLGADADEDDVPSTATEAVSLPNSDADFEENSSELGELRKRRLKFLEERNKFTNERTTAE, encoded by the exons ATGCAGCTGCTCCTATCCTCCGTTTGCATGGCGCTGACCAGCGCGGTGATCGGGAATGCCTACTACCAAAAGCAGCAGTTCTATCCGGCGGTGGTGTACATCACCAAGTCGAACGCCTCCATGGCG GTGATCTACATACAGTTCTTTGTGATTGTCTTCATGTTTGGCAAGCTGCTCCGCAAG ATCTTCCTGGGAACGCTCCGCGCTGCCGAGTTCGAGCACCTGCTGGAGCGCTTCTGGTACGCCCTCACGGAGACCTGCTTGGCCTTCACCGTATTCCGCGATGACTTCAATCCGCGCTTTGTGGCCCTGTTCACAGTGCTGCTATTCCTCAAATCATTCCATTGGCTGGCCGAGGAGCGGGTGGACTTT ATGGAGCGTTCGCCCGTGCTCGGCTGGCTGTTCCATATTCGAGTGGGCAGTCTGCTCACCATGCTTGGCATCCTGGATTACGTTCTGCTGATCCATGCCTATAACTCCACCTTGGTGCGCGGACCCACCGTGCAGCTGGTCTTTGGCTTCGAGTACGCCATCCTTCTGACCGTCATTGCCAGCACGGCCATCAAGTACGTGCTCCACGCCGCCGAGATGCGCACGGACACGCCCTGGGAGAATAAGGCTGTGTTCCTGCTCTACACAGAGCTAGTCATCGGACTCATCAAAGTGGTGCTGTACATACTGTTTGTGGTGATCATGGCCAAGATCTACGCACTGCCCATGTTCGTGTTCCGCCCCATGTTCTTCACCATACGCAACTTCCGCAAGGCCCTGAACGACGTTATCATGTCCCGCCGCGCCATTCGCAACATGAACACCCTGTATCCGGACGCCACGCCTGAGGAACTGCGCCAGTCGGACAACATATGCATCATCTGCCGCGAGGACATGGTCAATCATTCGAAAAAGCTGCCCTGCGGCCACATCTTCCACACCACTTGCCTTCGCTCGTGGTTCCAACGCCAGCAGACCTGTCCCACCTGCCGGCTGAACATCCTGCGCACTCCGGCCGTTAACTCCACAGCGATGCCACGTGCCGGTGATGAGGCTGCGAATGCCGGTCCTGCTGCCGCAGGTGCTCAACCGGCTGGAGGTGTACCTGCTCCGGCTCCAGCTGCCGGAGCCGACGGAAACCAAGCACGCGTCAATGGCCCTCTCCCCGGAGGTCAAGCCTTACCGCCCAGCTTCGCGGATCTATTCGGTGATGCCA CCGGCTTGCCCAATGGATTGCCCAATCTGGCTGGTCTCTCGATGCCTCCTCCGCCGGCCATGCCCATGCTCTCGCCTTTTATGATGCCGCCACAGTTTGGCTACTTTTCGCCCCTGCCGCCGCCGCCAATTCCACTGGACCTGACCAAGTTTACCGTCGAGGAGCTGCGCGCCATGGAGGGACACCAGCGCGAGCAGATTGAGCAGCGCCTGAAG TTGCTGCAAAACATTAACCTTATGCTGGATTCGGCGGGGATTATGATGTCCCAGTACCAGAGTTTGGCCTCCCGCTTGCAGCTCACTGCAGTGCCGCCGGTATCCGCGGCAGCAGGGTCTGCTTCCGCCCCGGCAAACGCAGAAAGCGCTGTTAGCGAATCTGGCGTGTACGACAAGCCCAGTACCTCGGCCACAGCCATGGCCCAGCTGGAGGCTCATCAGGTTACTCCGACAACAACGGCCGCAGTGGCTCCTCCCCTGCCCGCCGAAAAGGTAACCATTGAGGATCTGGGCGCGGATGCAGACGAGGATGATGTGCCATCGACGGCCACGGAGGCGGTCAGTCTGCCCAACTCCGATGCCGACTTCGAGGAGAACTCCTCGGAGCTGGGCGAGCTTAGGAAGCGACGCTTGAAGTTCCTTGAGGAGCGCAACAAGTTCACAAACGAACGCACGACAGCGGAATAG
- the LOC108010808 gene encoding JNK1/MAPK8-associated membrane protein, producing the protein MKMYDALERCPGAYCGRSPLGNDTWSSCGVCPRGSRVNDAYACSPCRDELTTYSWLYLGFMTLLPLMMHCFFIDMDAKDRKFSRKQLILTASAFVEVALSAVLATLFMEPMWELRLYACDVRKLTDWYTLFYNPSPNYESRVYCTQEAVYPLQTIVLVFYFLCLVNMFLIRPLVSKVMDVGGRSKAPIYSALYFLPLLTFIHALGCGLIYYSFPYLSVAISMVANAIHYSLKLDQTLKALVHSSVWELKNVVIIAVHWMLLAYGITSLNYHYAFMCLVPFPTLFYILTVRFTDPGEFRELESRI; encoded by the exons ATGAAAATGTACGACGCGTTGGAACGGTGCCCAGGTGCCTATTGTGGGAGATCGCCTCTGGGAAATGACACCTGGAGCAGCTGCGGGGTCTGTCCCCGAGGATCCCGG GTGAACGATGCATACGCCTGCTCTCCGTGCCGCGATGAATTGACCACGTACTCCTGGCTCTACCTGGGATTCATGACACTGCTGCCGCTCATGATGCACTGCTTCTTTATCGACATGGACGCCAAGGATCGGAAGTTTTCACGCAAGCAGCTCATCCTGACGGCCAGCGCCTTCGTGGAGGTGGCCCTGTCCGCCGTGCTGGCCACCTTGTTCATGGAGCCCATGTGGGAGCTGCGCCTCTACGCCTGCGATGTCCGGAAACTCACCGACTGGTACACCTTGTTCTACAATCCCAGTCCCAACTACGAGTCACGGGTCTACTGCACCCAGGAGGCAGTCTACCCACTCCAAACCATTGTGTTGGTCTTCTACTTCCTGTGCCTGGTGAACATGTTTCTCATCCGCCCGCTGGTCAGCAAAGTGATGGATGTGGGGGGCAGGAGCAAGGCGCCCATTTACTCGGCCCTCTACTTTCTGCCCCTGCTCACCTTTATCCATGCGTTGGGATGTGGGTTGATCT ACTACTCCTTTCCCTACCTGAGCGTGGCCATCTCCATGGTGGCGAATGCCATCCACTATTCCCTCAAGCTGGACCAAACATTGAAGGCTCTGGTTCACTCCTCGGTGTGGGAGTTGAAGAACGTGGTCATAATAG CTGTCCACTGGATGCTGCTGGCCTATGGGATAACCTCCCTGAATTACCATTACGCCTTCATGTGCTTGGTGCCCTTCCCCACACTCTTCTACATCCTGACCGTGCGCTTCACGGATCCGGGCGAGTTCCGGGAGCTGGAGTCGAGAATTTGA